CGAGCTCGGCCCCGTAGGCGCTCAACAGACGGCGGCGCTCCACGCTCATGGTTTCGGGCATGGTTAAAACCAGTCGGTAGCCCTTGACGGCGCAGACCAGCGACAGGCCGATGCCCGTGTTGCCGCTGGTCGGTTCGATCAGGGTGTCGCCGGGGCGGATTTCGCCCGACGTCTCAGCCGCTTCGACCATGGCCAGGGCGATGCGGTCCTTGACGCTGCCACCCGGGTTGAGTCCTTCCATTTTGCCCCAGATGGTGGCGCTCTTGGCATCCGTCATTTTGGTCAGGCGCACCAGGGGCGTGTTGCCGATCTGTCCCAGTGAATTTTCGCTCAAAGCGGTGGGCATGATAAATTCCTTGGCCGTGAAGGTGGTGAAGAGGGGGCAAATCAGATAAAATACATGAACCGATGATCGAGTTCTTTTTCCATCCCCATGTCTTTGGCCTTTTCGCAGAGGTCCTTGAGGGTCAGGGAGGCAAAATACTCGTTGAGGCGGCGGTTGGCTTCCGACCAGATACTCTGGGTTACGCACTGGCCGTCGAAATCGCATTTGCCATGGCAGTCATCGGTTTCCTTGGTGCAGGAGACCAGAAAGAGCTCCCCTTCAGTAGCCAGGATGATATCGCTGACGCGGATCTCTTCCGGCTTGCGTGAGAGCACATACCCCCCCTGGGGGCCGCGCTTGCTTTTGAGCAAGCCCGCTTTTTTAAGGTCCTGGAAAATCTGTTCGAGGTAGCGAGGCGAAATGTCCTGCCGCCGGGAAATATCCTTGATCTGGGTGGGCAGGGCGCCGGAATGATAGGCCATGTCGAAAAGGGCTCTGACTCCAT
The sequence above is a segment of the Desulfuromonas sp. KJ2020 genome. Coding sequences within it:
- a CDS encoding Rrf2 family transcriptional regulator codes for the protein MKLSTKGRYGVRALFDMAYHSGALPTQIKDISRRQDISPRYLEQIFQDLKKAGLLKSKRGPQGGYVLSRKPEEIRVSDIILATEGELFLVSCTKETDDCHGKCDFDGQCVTQSIWSEANRRLNEYFASLTLKDLCEKAKDMGMEKELDHRFMYFI